One segment of Brassica napus cultivar Da-Ae chromosome C3, Da-Ae, whole genome shotgun sequence DNA contains the following:
- the LOC106435356 gene encoding cyclic dof factor 3, producing the protein MMMESRDPAIKLFGMKIPFPAVFEPTTAVTLEEDYSGGDDKSPEKVTTEQATPEKKNNCNNKSLNNSNDSKPETGDKEEATSTDQIESDETNQQTTADGKTLKKPTKILPCPRCKSMDTKFCYYNNYNINQPRHFCKACQRYWTAGGTMRNVPVGAGRRKHKSSSSHYRHITISEALQAARLDPGLQSNTRVLSFGLQAPPHQQHVAPMTPVMKLQGDQKVSNGARNGLAARVENGDDCSSGSSVTTSVDETRAQSCRVVEPQVNNNMNGYACIPGVPWPYTWNPAMPQPGFYPPPGYPMPFYPYWTIPMAPPNQSSSPMSQKGSSSNSPTLGKHSRDEDSSTERKQRNGCVIVPKTLRIDDPNEAAKSSIWTTLGIKNEGSTLGSKGGMFKGFDQKTNKSNKDQTDNSPVRSANPAALSRSLNFQERV; encoded by the exons atgatgaTGGAAAGTAGAGATCCAGCTATTAAGCTCTTCGGTATGAAAATCCCTTTTCCGGCTGTTTTTGAACCGACGACGGCGGTGACTCTAGAAGAGGATTACAGCGGCGGAGATGATAAATCACCAGAGAAG GTAACTACAGAGCAAGCCACTCCAGAGAAGAAGAATAATTGTAACAACAAGAGTCTAAACAATTCGAATGATTCCAAACCAGAGACAGGGGACAAAGAGGAGGCGACATCAACTGATCAGATAGAGAGCGATGAGACCAATCAGCAGACAACAGCAGACGGCAAAACCCTGAAGAAGCCAACCAAGATTCTTCCCTGTCCCAGATGCAAAAGCATGGACACCAAGTTCTGCTATTACAACAACTACAACATCAACCAGCCTCGCCATTTCTGCAAGGCCTGTCAGAGATACTGGACAGCCGGAGGCACCATGAGGAATGTGCCCGTCGGTGCAGGACGCCGCAAGCACAAAAGCTCTTCCTCTCACTACCGGCACATCACCATCTCCGAGGCTCTCCAGGCCGCAAGGCTCGATCCGGGTTTACAATCGAACACACGAGTACTGAGCTTCGGTTTACAAGCTCCTCCTCATCAGCAGCACGTTGCTCCCATGACCCCCGTGATGAAACTACAAGGAGACCAGAAGGTTTCAAACGGAGCTAGAAACGGGTTAGCAGCTCGGGTTGAAAATGGAGATGACTGCTCGAGTGGTTCCTCTGTGACTACATCAGTGGATGAAACAAGAGCACAAAGCTGCAGAGTTGTTGAACCACAAGTGAACAACAACATGAATGGTTATGCTTGCATCCCGGGTGTTCCATGGCCATACACGTGGAATCCAGCGATGCCTCAGCCAGGTTTTTACCCTCCTCCAGGGTATCCAATGCCCTTTTATCCTTACTGGACCATCCCAATGGCACCCCCGAATCAATCCTCATCACCTATGAGTCAAAAGGGTTCAAGTTCAAACTCTCCCACTCTCGGAAAGCACTCGAGAGACGAGGATTCTTCAACAGAGCGGAAACAGAGGAACGGGTGCGTTATAGTCCCGAAAACGTTGAGAATAGACGATCCTAACGAAGCAGCAAAGAGCTCTATATGGACAACACTAGGAATCAAGAACGAAGGTTCAACATTGGGAAGCAAAGGCGGTATGTTCAAAGGGTTTGATCAGAAGACGAACAAGAGTAACAAGGATCAAACCGATAACTCTCCCGTTCGTTCTGCTAACCCTGCTGCTCTATCGAGATCACTCAATTTCCAAGAACGGGTTTaa
- the LOC106421481 gene encoding uncharacterized protein LOC106421481: protein MANKATFHLLMIFCLTLSQFFFFFPTNASRFGSLMERPDQIFLPQQDTILDVKKDVEERVTMELNDYPGSGANNRHLPRGRGCIDC from the exons ATGGCCAACAAAGCTACCTTCCATCTACTCATGATCTTCTGCTTAACTCTAtctcagttttttttcttcttccctACCAATGCTTCGA GATTTGGGAGTTTGATGGAGAGGCCTGATCAAATTTTCCTACCTCAACAAGATACAATACTG GACGTGAAGAAGGACGTAGAGGAAAGGGTGACGATGGAGTTAAATGATTATCCAGGCTCCGGTGCCAACAACCGGCACTTGCCACGTGGAAGAGGATGCATCGATTGCTGA